A region from the Salvia splendens isolate huo1 chromosome 15, SspV2, whole genome shotgun sequence genome encodes:
- the LOC121766957 gene encoding dextranase-like, with protein MLIEQIPTPSSSSSAGADGGDRETSSQDRQENSNPSTPTTAPPQTSTATPRPAVDEETLRRLDKILRSIPSELDDAAAYAELKARLRISGSKDPVSSSKTKIIPSSPMSPSPSTIQPSPPSLPKYTSTVQPSPTFTLPSSPTSPSPTTSLPISPISPSPSSPIQPMQTSEDTSDKEGWGDYGQPFAVPSPGRGGVCTSVHKPHLTEGGEINEEEVEEFHLFFDYGEAEKEEDLPRRQTRRMTTDRLLGEAETLKTRGEEEAVVQRPRTIRQLVDEEESEEPENLEADEERTAEEDSRQKRERKRKGKGSVLPPPKKKCPAFTGDVITNDFAPAFPLSQNEDSDLEEPELRWTRASRRRQGRPATSPSTTYSPQHVVLTSALLQQMLKFDDPKLQEEVHQRVTSQKKLKAGKILHLPSL; from the coding sequence ATGTTGATCGAGCAAATTCCCACTCCTTCATCATCCTCCAGTGCCGGCGCCGACGGTGGCGACCGGGAAACTTCATCCCAGGATCGTCAAGAAAATTCTAACCCTTCTACTCCAACCACCGCCCCACCACAAACTAGCACCGCCACTCCACGTCCCGCGGTGGACGAAGAAACCCTACGGCGCCTCGATAAAATCCTCCGGAGTATACCCAGCGAGTTGGACGATGCAGCAGCATACGCCGAACTCAAAGCTAGACTTAGGATTTCCGGGTCTAAAGATCCTGTTTCGTCCTCTAAAACAAAGATCATTCCTAGCTCTCCTATGTCACCTTCACCATCTACCATCCAACCTTCGCCTCCATCTCTTCCCAAATACACATCTACCGTCCAACCTTCACCgacattcacccttcctagctCTCCTACATCACCTTCGCCTACAACCTCCCTTCCTATCTCTCCTATATCACCTTCACCCTCGTCCCCCATCCAGCCAATGCAAACCAGCGAAGATACCTCTGACAAAGAAGGTTGGGGGGATTATGGGCAGCCGTTTGCTGTTCCATCGCCAGGACGCGGTGGCGTCTGTACTTCGGTCCATAAGCCGCATTTGACTGAGGGCGGCGAAATCAACGAGGAAGAAGTGGAGGAGTTCCACCTATTTTTCGACTACGGGGAGGCTGAGAAGGAGGAGGACCTGCCACGCCGCCAGACGCGCCGTATGACAACAGACCGGCTCCTGGGGGAAGCTGAAACCCTGAAAACCCGAGGAGAGGAGGAAGCGGTGGTACAGAGGCCCCGCACCATACGACAGTTGGTTGATGAAGAGGAGTCGGAGGAGCCAGAGAACCTAGAAGCCGATGAGGAGAGAACGGCTGAAGAAGACAGCCGtcagaagagagagagaaagaggaaggggaagggaAGTGTCCTTCCTCCTCCAAAGAAAAAATGCCCCGCCTTCACGGGGGATGTAATTACCAATGATTTTGCACCCGCCTTCCCACTATCACAAAATGAGGACAGTGATTTGGAGGAACCGGAGTTGCGCTGGACCCGAGCATCCAGGAGGCGACAAGGAAGGCCTGCAACATCTCCTTCCACCACCTACTCTCCTCAGCATGTGGTGTTGACCTCAGCTCTTCTCCAACAAATGTTGAAATTCGACGATCCCAAACTGCAGGAGGAGGTTCACCAAAGGGTGACCTCCCAGAAAAAGTTGAAGGCGGGGAAGATACTGCACCTGCCATCCCTGTAG